One part of the Ranitomeya imitator isolate aRanImi1 chromosome 10, aRanImi1.pri, whole genome shotgun sequence genome encodes these proteins:
- the LOC138651093 gene encoding chemerin-like receptor 1 — translation MENITTAFPFFDITLLDDTTVNTTDSYDEEIVLHIVDYFSLVIYSLAFLMGTIGNGLVIWFTIFRMKKTVNVIWFLNLAIADFVFTLFLPLSIIYLANNFYWIFGNFMCKLNSMVAFLNLYASVFLLTAISVDRCASVIFPVWCQNHRTPRMALRVVMAVWILAFILSLPYFIFRDTLKPKHYEILLCYNNFKRGESEDIGISRHKATVIFRFFAAFIIPFSIIVTSYSVIAFRIQRNHMTTSSKPFKVIIAVIITFFLCWLPYHIFSILEFHSAYRDDDYLSEEVHIGFPLTTSLAFMNSCVNPFLYVFIGRDFKDKFGKSIQSIFEKAFNEDSVHKDLKSKTKSTSASQIL, via the coding sequence ATGGAGAACATCACAACAGCATTTCCATTCTTCGATATTACACTACTGGATGATACTACCGTCAATACCACCGATTCCTACGACGAAGAGATCGTATTGCACATTGTGGATTATTTCTCTTTGGTGATCTACTCTTTGGCTTTTCTAATGGGGACCATCGGGAATGGACTGGTCATCTGGTTCACAATCTTCAGGATGAAGAAAACGGTCAACGTTATTTGGTTCCTTAATTTGGCAATTGCTGATTTTGTGTTCACATTATTTCTCCCCTTGAGCATAATCTACCTGGCAAACAATTTCTACTGGATCTTTGGAAACTTCATGTGCAAGTTGAACAGCATGGTGGCTTTCCTCAACCTGTATGCAAGCGTCTTCCTGCTTACCGCCATCAGTGTTGACCGTTGTGCCTCTGTCATCTTCCCGGTTTGGTGCCAAAACCACCGAACTCCGAGGATGGCTTTACGTGTTGTCATGGCTGTTTGGATCCTGGCTTTTATATTAAGCTTACCATACTTTATTTTTCGAGACACCTTAAAGCCCAAGCATTATGAAATCCTTCTTTGCTATAACAACTTTAAACGTGGAGAGTCTGAAGACATTGGTATATCCCGGCACAAGGCAACAGTCATATTTCGATTTTTTGCAGCATTTATTATTCCTTTTTCGATCATTGTCACGTCTTACTCTGTGATTGCCTTCCGCATCCAAAGAAATCACATGACCACCTCTTCCAAGCCCTTCAAAGTAATCATTGCGGTGATAATTACCTTCTTTCTTTGTTGGCTTCCTTACCATATTTTCTCAATACTGGAATTCCATTCAGCTTATCGGGATGATGATTATCTATCTGAAGAAGTTCATATTGGGTTTCCTCTAACCACTAGCCTTGCGTTCATGAACAGCTGCGTCAATCCTTTCCTCTATGTTTTTATTGGTCGGGACTTCAAAGATAAATTTGGGAAGTCCATCCAATCCATATTTGAAAAAGCTTTCAATGAAGACTCAGTGCATAAAGACCTGAAAAGCAAGACCAAGTCTACATCTGCATCCCAAATCCTCTGA